One Mya arenaria isolate MELC-2E11 chromosome 5, ASM2691426v1 genomic window carries:
- the LOC128235170 gene encoding uncharacterized protein LOC128235170 codes for MDISVYVILCCLVLVRDASGSCGALTIMKPTFVNRKVTLKLIPHNQWITDIVWKYTPGLDEARKYAVGELKMRFQQTVQDGSHYHTMHFYADKSRNNSQFHVQCSNLNDVTRSNTIKIHLHEIRQNCGNLVLLSSEIKYGTNVEIAYYPSDASVEENLLHNARTWLKGLGQPVYLQNNTFEEKKISDQLYTLNIHNFMEKEAGRYALQCGHTFANTTNQLDIHVTVHTQPLNFSLDKVQNSSPYFDSTTSETDLKGDYSTRPFKFSLELILIGIGAFAVLCIFVASARTLVQWLKGRSRTRDPGKTEVTSPAIDSSPSLDTNVYVDMSETSMHMNASHDLEDDHVEMKTRYDSMARKPITPIESTHGESSLIYADLDIDHLQQGCAGPIPVPRPTLGKVATVYEDIDFSNVNPLCRNA; via the exons ATGGATATCAGTGTATACGTTATTTTATGTTGCCTTG TGCTAGTTAGAGATGCGTCTGGCTCGTGTGGGGCATTGACAATTATGAAGCCAACATTTGTGAACAGAAAGGTCACTTTAAAACTTATCCCTCATAACCAATGGATCACAGACATTGTCTGGAAGTATACTCCGGGGTTAGATGAAGCAAGAAAATATGCAGTTGGAGAGCTGAAGATGCGTTTTCAACAAACTGTTCAGGATGGGTCACACTATCATACTATGCATTTCTATGCGGATAAATCTCGCAATAATTCACAATTTCATGTTCAATGTAGCAATCTAAATGATGTCACAAGATCAAACACCATAAAGATACACTTACATG AAATCAGACAAAACTGTGGCAATCTGGTGCTACTTTCCTCGGAAATAAAATATGGAACAAATGTTGAAATCGCTTATTACCCTTCTGATGCATCGGTCGAAGAAAATCTTTTGCATAATGCACGTACATGGTTAAAAGGGTTAGGACAGCCCGTGTATCTTCAAAACAACACTTTTGAAGAGAAGAAAATATCTGATCAATTGTACACTCTaaacatacacaattttatgGAAAAGGAAGCTGGACGTTACGCTTTGCAATGCGGACATACATTTGCAAACACTACAAACCAATTAGACATACATGTGACAG TGCACACTCAACCCTTGAACTTTTCCCTCGATAAAGTACAGAATAGTTCACCGTATTTTGATTCCACGACAAGCGAAACGGATCTAAAAG GCGACTACAGTACACGGCCGTTCAAGTTTTCGTTGGAGCTAATTTTGATAGGAATAGGAGCATTTGCTGTTCTATGTATTTTCGTTGCGTCAGCAA GAACACTGGTACAGTGGCTTAAAGGTAGAAGCAGAACCAG GGATCCGGGCAAAACAGAAG TCACATCACCAGCGATCGATTCTTCTCCCTCTCTTGATACAAATGTGTATGTGGACATGTCTGAGACATCAATGCATATGAATGCCTCTCACGATTTGGAGGACGATCATGTTGAAATGAAGACACGTTATGACTCCATGGCCCGGAAGCCAATTACACCTATTGAG TCCACGCATGGGGAAAGCAGTCTGATCTACGCGGATCTGGACATTGACCATCTACAACAAGGCTGTGCTGGTCCGATACCTGTCCCACGACCAACCTTAGGAAAAGTAGCAACGGTGTATGAAGATATTGACTTTTCTAACGTAAACCCGCTGTGTAGAAACGCGTAA